A DNA window from Fuerstiella sp. contains the following coding sequences:
- a CDS encoding DUF1501 domain-containing protein: MLFQNHDAAQSRRRFFHRAAHGTMGAALAYLANRDATGRDTISGVDGIRPATDGPRRIYDFQPRQTHFPAKAKAVIHLFMNGGPSQVDLFDPKPELDRRHGQPYFNEIAQDVSSPESAGGLLRSPFQFDRYGESGAWVSDVMPHLQKHVDKIAIIRSMYNSHSNHEPALFKIHSGRLLPGRPSVGAWIAYGLGSVNQNLPAYVVLDDPLGLPVNTVQSWQNGFLPPVYQGTRIRSQGSPILNLHAQNADPDPIVRMQRDLLRRIDNIHRKQRPNNLELDARISSYELAARMQLEAADVLDISQESQATLKAYGVGNETTDSYARRCIMARRMVERGVRFVQLYINGQIWDNHSDISNALPSACNRTDQPVAQLLEDLQQRGLLDDVLVVWGGEFGRLPIAQVSDKTKMKVAGRDHGPRGFSLWMAGGGIKPGVSYGNTDDLGFAAVENPVSIADWHATILHQLGLHHEDLFFERNGLKEKLTDTFKPRIVREILV; encoded by the coding sequence GTGCTGTTTCAAAATCACGACGCGGCTCAATCGCGGCGGCGGTTCTTTCACCGAGCTGCCCATGGCACGATGGGAGCCGCACTGGCGTACCTTGCCAATCGTGACGCTACCGGACGCGATACGATTTCCGGTGTCGATGGCATTCGACCCGCGACCGACGGTCCTCGGCGGATTTATGACTTCCAGCCGCGCCAGACTCACTTTCCGGCGAAGGCCAAAGCTGTGATCCACCTGTTCATGAACGGTGGGCCAAGTCAGGTCGATCTGTTTGATCCGAAGCCTGAACTGGACCGGCGTCACGGCCAGCCGTATTTCAATGAGATCGCTCAGGATGTGTCATCCCCGGAGTCGGCAGGTGGACTGCTGCGAAGTCCGTTTCAGTTTGATCGGTACGGAGAGAGTGGCGCATGGGTTTCCGATGTGATGCCGCATCTTCAAAAGCATGTCGATAAAATCGCCATTATCCGGTCGATGTACAATTCACACTCGAACCATGAACCCGCATTATTCAAGATCCATTCCGGTCGACTGCTGCCGGGGAGACCTTCCGTCGGCGCATGGATTGCCTACGGTCTGGGAAGTGTCAATCAGAACCTTCCTGCATACGTTGTTCTGGATGACCCGCTTGGACTGCCCGTCAATACGGTGCAAAGCTGGCAGAACGGCTTTCTTCCCCCGGTCTACCAGGGAACTCGCATTCGTTCACAGGGTTCCCCCATCCTGAACCTTCACGCACAGAATGCGGATCCGGATCCGATTGTCCGGATGCAGCGTGACCTGTTGCGCCGAATTGACAACATTCATCGAAAGCAGCGACCCAACAATCTGGAACTGGATGCAAGAATCAGCAGCTACGAGCTCGCTGCCCGAATGCAGCTTGAAGCAGCAGACGTTCTTGATATCAGCCAGGAGTCCCAGGCAACACTGAAAGCATATGGCGTTGGTAACGAGACGACCGATTCCTACGCTCGACGGTGCATTATGGCACGCCGTATGGTCGAACGTGGTGTGAGGTTCGTGCAACTGTACATCAATGGCCAGATCTGGGATAACCATTCGGATATCAGCAATGCGCTTCCGTCGGCCTGTAATCGCACGGACCAGCCCGTGGCCCAGCTGCTTGAGGACCTTCAGCAACGTGGGCTTCTGGACGACGTTCTTGTCGTCTGGGGAGGAGAATTCGGTCGACTTCCGATCGCTCAGGTGAGCGATAAAACCAAGATGAAGGTGGCCGGCCGCGACCACGGTCCACGTGGGTTTTCACTTTGGATGGCCGGCGGGGGAATCAAACCTGGAGTCAGTTACGGTAATACCGACGATCTTGGCTTCGCAGCCGTCGAGAACCCGGTCAGTATTGCTGACTGGCATGCCACAATCCTCCATCAGCTCGGGCTCCACCACGAAGATCTGTTCTTCGAACGAAACGGACTGAAGGAAAAGTTAACCGACACCTTCAAGCCGCGCATCGTCCGGGAGATTCTGGTTTAG
- a CDS encoding PQQ-binding-like beta-propeller repeat protein, producing MLSFSDQIRLLAAAILLVAGSAESADWTEFRGPNGQGHAKATELPVSWSESENIAWKVDLPGAGWSSPVVADGRVYMTTAVVDGTGENVVRSLRCLCLNAENGAIVWNNEVFGQQGTEVEIHNKNSHASATPVLDGDRLYVHFGPHGTACLNVDGSVIWKNQNLVYASVHGNGGSPALADNILIMCCDGRDKRFVVGLDKLTGREIWRTDRELEPASGFSFSTPTLLNAEGRLQAICPGSGGVWSYDPKTGRQLWRVAYGEGYSVVPRPVVGHGMVYVCSGYGDRQLFAIDPTGHGEVSDSHVKWKRKKAVPRCSSLLVIGDEVYMVDDGGIASCVDAVSGKVHWQHRLSGEYSASPSFADGMIYFQNETGVTTVVKPGLEYGEVAKNKLGDGKERTFASFAFLQNAILLRSELHLYCIQKL from the coding sequence ATGTTGAGTTTTTCAGACCAAATCCGATTACTTGCGGCAGCAATTCTGTTGGTTGCCGGCTCTGCTGAATCTGCTGACTGGACCGAATTTCGTGGTCCCAACGGCCAGGGGCATGCGAAAGCGACCGAACTGCCTGTGAGCTGGAGTGAAAGTGAGAATATTGCGTGGAAGGTTGACCTGCCGGGGGCAGGCTGGTCTTCACCTGTTGTTGCGGACGGTCGGGTTTATATGACCACCGCTGTGGTCGACGGTACCGGTGAGAACGTAGTCCGATCGCTGCGCTGTCTTTGCCTGAACGCCGAAAACGGAGCAATCGTTTGGAATAACGAAGTGTTTGGCCAGCAGGGCACCGAAGTGGAAATTCACAACAAAAACAGCCATGCGAGTGCTACTCCTGTGCTGGATGGAGACCGGCTGTATGTTCACTTTGGCCCGCACGGTACAGCGTGTCTGAATGTTGATGGTTCTGTGATCTGGAAAAATCAGAATCTGGTGTATGCGTCCGTGCATGGTAATGGTGGGTCGCCAGCTCTTGCCGACAACATTCTGATCATGTGTTGTGACGGAAGAGATAAGCGATTTGTTGTCGGACTGGACAAACTGACGGGCAGAGAGATCTGGCGAACCGATCGGGAACTTGAACCAGCGAGTGGGTTCAGCTTTTCCACGCCTACGCTTCTGAATGCTGAGGGTCGATTGCAGGCGATTTGTCCCGGGAGTGGGGGAGTCTGGTCATACGACCCGAAAACCGGCAGGCAACTGTGGCGAGTTGCTTACGGTGAAGGTTATTCGGTTGTTCCCCGGCCTGTTGTGGGGCATGGAATGGTGTACGTGTGCAGCGGGTATGGCGACCGGCAGTTATTTGCCATTGATCCGACCGGCCACGGGGAGGTGTCGGACTCTCACGTGAAATGGAAGAGAAAAAAAGCTGTACCCCGTTGCTCGTCGCTTTTGGTGATTGGTGACGAGGTCTATATGGTCGATGATGGGGGTATTGCCAGTTGCGTGGACGCGGTTTCCGGAAAAGTTCACTGGCAGCACAGACTTTCAGGCGAGTATTCTGCATCTCCATCGTTTGCCGATGGTATGATTTACTTTCAAAATGAGACAGGGGTCACCACCGTTGTCAAACCCGGCTTGGAATACGGTGAAGTTGCGAAGAACAAACTTGGTGACGGCAAAGAACGCAC
- a CDS encoding DUF1559 domain-containing protein translates to MRITSVNRGAAIAPPIYLSAATAPRSYLTSMLRNAIRTGDRSQQRGFTLIELLVVIAIIAILLSLLLPAVQQAREAARRTTCKNNLKQISLAVHNYMEVALVLPPSACINPEITVTGNNGSWSVHGRILPFLDQSNLYNSVDLTEAWDFQTAIDGLKIPVYVCPSDPRSDEARDPGSGKVTLYPTNYGFNFGTWFVYDPVTGNGGDGVFFPNAGLSAAAITDGFSNTLLVSEVKAWQPYRRNGGPATTAVPAGIEEAEAAAASGIQFKNTGHTEWPDGRVHHHGFTTVMTPNSVVPCTDGSQTFDCDYNSWQEGNQGISGNASYAVITSRSHHPGIVQAALVDGSVRSVSENIDLNIWRAVGTRAGGEITGEF, encoded by the coding sequence ATGCGTATAACATCAGTGAACAGAGGTGCTGCGATCGCACCTCCAATTTATTTGTCTGCCGCGACAGCTCCCCGAAGTTATCTGACAAGTATGTTGAGGAATGCAATACGAACTGGTGACCGGTCACAACAGCGAGGATTTACTCTGATTGAGCTTCTCGTGGTCATCGCCATCATCGCGATTCTGTTGTCGCTGCTGTTGCCGGCGGTGCAGCAGGCTCGGGAAGCTGCCCGAAGAACGACATGCAAAAACAACCTAAAACAGATTTCCCTGGCAGTTCACAACTACATGGAAGTGGCTCTGGTACTGCCACCCAGTGCCTGTATCAATCCTGAAATCACGGTAACCGGAAACAATGGCTCGTGGAGCGTGCATGGCCGTATCCTGCCGTTTCTCGACCAAAGCAATCTGTATAATTCCGTGGATCTAACCGAAGCCTGGGACTTTCAGACAGCAATCGACGGCCTGAAGATTCCTGTCTACGTCTGTCCCTCAGATCCTCGAAGTGACGAAGCACGGGATCCTGGGAGTGGTAAAGTTACTCTTTATCCCACCAACTACGGATTTAATTTTGGCACCTGGTTTGTCTATGACCCGGTAACAGGAAACGGTGGAGACGGAGTCTTCTTCCCGAATGCCGGGCTAAGTGCGGCAGCAATCACCGACGGGTTCAGTAACACACTGCTGGTCAGTGAAGTCAAGGCATGGCAACCGTATCGACGCAACGGCGGACCGGCGACAACAGCTGTGCCGGCCGGAATCGAAGAGGCAGAAGCCGCAGCCGCCAGTGGCATCCAGTTCAAAAACACGGGGCATACCGAATGGCCTGACGGACGCGTCCATCATCATGGTTTCACTACCGTCATGACTCCCAATTCTGTCGTTCCATGTACCGATGGCTCGCAGACATTTGACTGCGACTACAACTCATGGCAGGAAGGCAACCAGGGCATCAGCGGAAACGCCAGCTATGCTGTGATTACGTCTCGCAGTCACCACCCCGGTATCGTGCAGGCAGCTCTCGTCGACGGCTCGGTCCGTTCCGTTTCAGAAAACATTGACCTGAATATCTGGCGGGCCGTGGGAACACGTGCCGGAGGAGAAATCACGGGGGAATTCTGA